The Lutibacter profundi genome includes a region encoding these proteins:
- a CDS encoding DUF2141 domain-containing protein, protein MQHLILTLVLVFSSIGMSFAQENDTNKKGTIVTAFVVNALNDKGTIKFAFYTKENFRMKPLFAKSANIENGKSTVTFNNVLKGEYAIICYHDENDNGRMDFLENGMPQESYGTSNNPMNFGPPNFESSKFEVANENLFLEIKF, encoded by the coding sequence ATGCAACATTTAATTTTAACACTCGTATTAGTCTTTTCATCAATTGGGATGTCATTTGCTCAAGAAAATGATACAAACAAAAAAGGTACAATAGTTACTGCATTTGTGGTAAATGCTTTGAATGATAAAGGAACCATCAAATTTGCTTTTTATACCAAGGAAAATTTTAGAATGAAGCCTCTATTTGCAAAATCGGCAAATATTGAAAATGGAAAAAGCACTGTAACTTTTAACAATGTTCTAAAGGGAGAATATGCAATTATTTGTTATCATGATGAAAATGATAATGGCAGAATGGATTTTCTTGAAAATGGGATGCCTCAAGAGAGTTATGGAACTTCAAACAACCCAATGAATTTTGGCCCTCCAAATTTTGAAAGCTCTAAATTTGAAGTGGCTAATGAAAATTTATTTTTAGAAATTAAGTTTTAA